In the genome of Brachypodium distachyon strain Bd21 chromosome 3, Brachypodium_distachyon_v3.0, whole genome shotgun sequence, the window ATAGCTATAATTCAATACACTTTAATTTTTTCATAGCTTGACACGTGCAATTTTACTTGCAATGGTACTCATGAAAAAAGATAGAGCCGTTTCGCTATGACTGGAAGATGGTCAAAAAGCTAATGGATGAGCCACAAAAGGTGGTGGTgagggggcggggggggggggtaagAGATAGGGTATACAACTAAAAGGGTGAGGTTGAGATAGAGGAATGAAACAAGCCAGTGAAACGGCCCAAGACCACGAATATGGACCTATAACCATAATACTTGGAGAGCTCAAGAAATTCCATCGAAATAGAAGACCCAAGTTGTAATGGAACAAGAAGACGAACGGGAAGGGCGTGCTCACTCTTGTTGAGCTGACAGACATTACAATAAAGAACAAAAACTTGGAGGGAGAAAATATAAGCAAGAAGACCCATTGTTTTCGTGCAACTCGAACAATGATGGAAAACATCCAGCATGTAGCAGTGAACATATGCTAGCTAAGTTGAAACTCCGAAAATAAAGTACAAGCAagacaacttttttttgaaatcaTGTAGCATCGAAGAAGAGCATAGATCGATTAACAGAATTAGGGGAAGTATCGTTCATTTCCCTGGAACACCACGAAAAACATCTGTACCACTCATTGCTAGTGAACCTGAGTATCTACCCCTCAACAAGCATATGGGTCGTATCCTAGACATTGACCTCCAATTACCGTACCATTTAGGACAGTAAAACTAAGCCTTCTTCAACCCTCTCACGCACCCAACATTCGCAACCATCTGATTGTGCCCCGAGGTAAAATCTGCCAATTCGTTCGTGGGCATTCATCCTATAGAGCAGCTGCTCACAGAGAAAAAATTAAGCCTAATAGTTAATCGGGCCGACTGGGTAGCCTGGACCAAGCTGAGCTGAGGTGTAGTCGAGTATTGCCCTGGAATCTGGTCGACCGAACCAACAGCTAGCTcgttggaaaaaaaagatttccAGATAGATTGAACCCACAACTTTGTACCGTTCTACTATGATACTATCTATGTGCTGATGTAAATATATGTATAATCAAAACCAGCAACCCGTCTCCACTAAAATTGCACACAGTTGatggccaactccaaaagtTGAGGTACTAACcaactaaaaaaaacatattcaAAACCACTTTTCAATTATTGTCTAAAATTTTAGTCATTTTGTGCAAATATAACCATCATATCTCTGTAAATTCCCAAAAACTATATGAAAGATGGATAGGCACAGCATTCCCATCTATCTGCAGTCTTCCTATCATTATATTTTTCGAAACTGATACGTAAGGCAATGCACACCATCATGTTCTAGGTGGTACTGAATATAACCATCACTTGCACCTATTCTGGACCTTTCAACCCATGTTCACCTAGACCTGGAAGATCTAATCATGCACATAACCTTCTCTATCCCTCTCATATACAGTTTTTGGTGAATCAATATATTGAAGTTGCTTGTACAGGAACCCAACCTGTCCATTTCATAGTTCTATTAGAGTTGCTTGTACAGGAACACAACCTGTCCCTGTCATAGTTCTACAATAATAGACCTGGACATCAAAACTTTCAACAATTTTGGCAAGTCCATATTTGCCGACTATACTTTCTAAACCATTGCATCTGAGAAAGTGAAATCACATATAGAACCAAATATTTGGACCAAAACCTGACGATCTAGGAATCCGACATTTTATCACCATAAATcaacaatgaaaaaaaaatccaacaaTTATAGAAGGCGGAGAACCCAACGGGGAATAATAAAAAGATGGTAGAAGAAAACTAGATGACGAGCATAGCTACTCCTAATACTGACCGAGGGAGAGATCTACTGAATCGATCAAATCGTGCAGCGGGAACTTTGCCTAGAGTTGAGCGAATCCGATCTAGGAATCGGGAGAAAACAACACGGCAACCGAATCAACAATTCCGATCCGTGATTAGTTCACTGAATCAAGATCCAACACCCCAAGACGGTATACTTGCAAATCCAAAACGGATTGAGATCatacaatgcatacataaaagGATAGGGATTTGCACTTACAAGAACCCAACTCGTAGTTGGGTCATCCGCCTGCTGCTCGCCTGGGTCagccgcctgctgctcgcCCCACCAACCCTAATACCTGGAGTTTCTACCGTGACCCTCGTTTAAAAAGGATGGAGATGAGGGcgttcctttccttttttttcccttctatCAAAGGAAATCTTGGAGGGGCCACCTACCATAGGCTCGTGTTGTGGGGGGCGCTGTCATAGGCTCGCATTAATTAGGAGGAGACTGGAGCGATGGTCCCACCTAATTTAGAGGGAATTGATGACAGTTCTCCACAGCCGAACGATAGGGGGTCGGCTTTGGGTAGCGCGTGGTCGTGCTTACAACAGAAGTGTGTCATAAGGGAGCACGATGGAATGGGTTCTACAGATGGTCAGACGAAGAGGTGAGGAATGGAGGATTCAGGATTAGATTGAGGTGGGAGATTTATGGCGtatgtttgttgtttggtgtgttGAACGTTGTGTTGCTACTACCTCATCTCTTACACATATGggctggtaaaaaaaaagaacgatGCCAGCCAACAAATGTTGGGTGTAATTTTTCCGTAAATGTCttttttctaattttatttGCCCGAGTGGGCCTTTAGAATCAAAATTCGGTTTTAGGGGACTGATGGGCACTACTTGAGAGGGCATTTCTCCCTAAGTAGTTTTGGtgatgatgacaacatgtgtGGTTATCTTATCTTGTGCTAAGTATTTCAGGTTTTATAAAGAACTCGACACAAGATGAGTTGTGGACccctaaaaaggaaagaagcgtagcggtgtttagcggctttttcagttgatttgagtcgtaggtcatccgtactattaagaggggatccacaaggaaaggtaacgggtgaatcaatttcacgtgcaCATCTACACCatattgcacccactaaaaagcctaccaAAAAGGTGTTTGTCGAAAATATGTTTCAAGTTGTGTTTCAGGCTGTTTTGGATTCCAggcggcggaagttccgggtgaaCTTCCGCCCGAACCTtcgggtgctctctgttagtTCCGgaggaatatgcggaacttcctgTGAATAatcggaacttccggtcagacggaagttccggcctatCCCAGCGCAGTGCATTACAGCTTGATTTTTAGGATCCCATATAagtaccccttcgtccccaacgagctAACTGGCCGTTTCCACAGCCAAGAACACCCCAACACCATTCAAGAACACGTCAAGCTTAAATcttcaagatctccctccctagccactcacaactcttgattctttgaggattggaggagaagatcttgccctagggtttcaccaagtcaaaaagttgattccccttgttttctttgtgtatttcgtttctcttgggttgttgggaactCTAGACGAAAGCGGTCAcctcgagctctcccttggtgtgagGAGTTTGAGGCTTGGATTGAAAGCCTCCTATTGAATTGTGGAGTTTGCCCcagtcaagtttgtaagggtttggCGTTCgtcctcaaggaagccattagtggaactcacctcacctttgtggtgttgtgagagctcattccacctttgtggtgtggtgagttggagaatagagtgagccttcatgacatctctacctttgtggtagagcacttctccaaacggagacgtacaccgatcccaataggtggaactccagtgaaatcttcgtctccacgtgtggtatcatttcccctttacattcttatTATATGTATTGTTGCTttggctattgcatttcattctagggttgcattcattttagagaatttagatAACCCtaagattaagtgtttgtatctttcaagaattgaaaaagaaaagttaaaaTTTATTAGCCTCCTATTCACACagccccctctagtcgaccataccgatctttcactaCTCCGTAAAGATGTTTCTGATCAAACTTTGTACTCTCTTCGATCCATAAAATGTGTCGTCCATTTTTTATGTATTGAGAGTGATTACAAGTCTCTATTGAactttcgaaaagaaaaaaagagagatcaTTATTAAACGATGGATAATACATGGATGTAGAAAATGTCTTGTAGTTCTAGATGGCGAAGACACCGCCAATATTATGAAAGCCGATCGTTGATGGTCGTCATCGCCTATATTATGTGGAGTTGTAAAATGACCGGTACAACAAGTGCCGTACAATCTTGGTGGTCGGCACAAACGATGCCCGATTCGATTAAACTGGAGCAGAATAAAATTTGTGACAGCGTTGCtgggtttttttctttcgacgGATCACTCGCTCCTTCTCTCGTCGGCGAAGCAACCGACGATAACAGTCAGACCATCCCCGGCCGCGTGGAGCGCGTCGCGTCAGGCGCACGCACCGCCTCTCCCCCACATCGAACTCCACACGATCGTAGAGTACCTATAATCCCCCGTTTTCTCCCGCGGCTCCCAGCTGATCACTTTCCTCTCGCGCATTCCCCTCCCCTTTGCCGCGCGTCATCTCCAACTCTCCTTGATCAGCTCGCTTCCCCACGGACCGAATTCCCCCCCTCCAGTGAACCCGGAGCAGCCATGGGCGGCGCCAATAGCCGCGAGGACCTCGACCTCACCTCGTCTtctggcgaggaggaggaggacgacgaggagtaCGACGCGGAGGAATCACCCGCATCCGGGAGGCAGCGGGAGGACCCCCTCCGGACCACCACCCCCGCGTCGATCGAGCTCCTCGATGCCAGGCTCAAGTCGCTCGATCTCAAGTACCAGCACCCCAACGCCGCCAAGCTCTACCTCCACGtcggcggcgcctccgccgACGCCCGCTGGATCCCCGCCGAGCGCCGCGCCACCTACGCCTTCGTCGACAAGGCCTCCCAGGACAGCAGcgattcctcctcctctgaaCCTAGGTGGGTCCTGGAGGTGGGCCCGGGGCGACGGGTCACCGCGCCCGTTGGGCCGGAGCTCCAGCTCAAGGCGCTCCCCTCGCAGCGCCGGGCGGACTTCGCCGCGTCCGGGTCCGTGTGGGCGCTGCGGCTGCccaccgacgccgccttccgcCGGTTCCGTGAGGAGTACGACCGGTGCCTCTTCGAGAACACGTACGGGGTCGAGGCCACGGACGAGGGCCGGAGGGAGGTGTTCGGCGCCGACTTCGCCGCCTGGGCGCGCCCCGGGTTGGCTGATGACGCCGTCTGGGCCGACGCGGAGGACGACTTCAGCCCTCCTGCCACAGCCTCGGCAAGGGACCTGCTCgaggagttcgaggaggaggccggcgacggcagcagcATCCAGAGCCTCGCGCTTGGCGCGCTCGACAACAGCTTCctggtcggcggcgccgggataCAGGTGGTCAAGAACTTCCGCCACGGCGTGCACGGGAAGGGCGTCTCGGTGAAGATCtcgggcggccgcggcggcagtaGCAGCACTAGCTATTCGACGCCGAAGAAGGCCCTGCTGATGCGCGGCGAGACCAACATGCTGCTGATGAGCCCTGGTGA includes:
- the LOC100821504 gene encoding protein CYPRO4; the protein is MGGANSREDLDLTSSSGEEEEDDEEYDAEESPASGRQREDPLRTTTPASIELLDARLKSLDLKYQHPNAAKLYLHVGGASADARWIPAERRATYAFVDKASQDSSDSSSSEPRWVLEVGPGRRVTAPVGPELQLKALPSQRRADFAASGSVWALRLPTDAAFRRFREEYDRCLFENTYGVEATDEGRREVFGADFAAWARPGLADDAVWADAEDDFSPPATASARDLLEEFEEEAGDGSSIQSLALGALDNSFLVGGAGIQVVKNFRHGVHGKGVSVKISGGRGGSSSTSYSTPKKALLMRGETNMLLMSPGDAGAPRSNGIHHVDIETGKVVTEWRFEKDGTDITMRDIANDSKSAQLEPSGSTFLGLDDNRLCRWDMRDARGRVQTIGSSSESPVLHWSQGHQFSRGTNFQCFASTGDGSIVVGSVDGKIRLYSKSSMRMAKTVFPGLGSPITHVDVTYDGKWILGTTDTYLILICTIFKDKDGKEKTGFGGRMGSKIAAPRLLKLSPLDSILAGTDNKFHGGQFSWVTENGKQEKHLVATVGKFSLIWNFQQVKDSNHHCYRDQEGLKSCYCYKVVLKDESIVDSRFMHENFATSDSPEAPLVVATPMKVSSFSIANRR